The following proteins are co-located in the Microplitis demolitor isolate Queensland-Clemson2020A chromosome 5, iyMicDemo2.1a, whole genome shotgun sequence genome:
- the LOC103574379 gene encoding TNF receptor-associated factor 4 isoform X3 has translation METEKTIMESIVYCIHHKDGCKWSDELRKLKAHLNTCKHDAIPCKNQCGAMIPRVLMEDHLKYTCAQRRARCESCATEFTGLALEKHIGSCGYEPLYCENKCGMKIQRRHLSQHKLGECAKRLVACRYCSKEFVFDTLGSHHAKCGRFPIACPHRCETAVLPREELEIHLKNHCTTHLLPCNFKDAGCRFKGNRLALEKHLEESTKMHLSFMCGVVTKQQHQITILKSAMAKLSVNYTGTLIWKISDYTLKMSEAKAKEGMELISPPFYTSQYGYKLQASIFLNGNGTGDRSHISIYIKILPGEYDALLRWPFAHSVSFTMFDQTAQADKACNIVESFIPDPTWKNFQRPSREPDSLGFGFPRFVSQEMIKKRHFIKDDTMFIRVKVDPSKIVAV, from the exons ATGGAAACCGAGAAAACAATTATGGAATCTATTGTTTACTGTATTCATCACAAAGATGGCTGTAAATGGTCTGATGAGCTTAGGAAATTAAAG GCTCATCTCAATACATGTAAGCACGATGCAATACCTTGCAAAAATCAATGCGGTGCAATGATTCCTCGTGTATTAATGGAAGACCATCTCAAGTATACGTGTGCACAGCGCCGTGCAAGATGTGAATCTTGTGCTACTGAGTTTACTGGGCTTGCTTTAGAAAAGCATATCGGCAGTTGTGGTTATGAACCTCTTTATTGTGAGAACAAATGTGGtatgaaaattcaaagaaGACACCTCAGTCAACATAAGCTAGGAGAGTGTGCAAAAAGACTTGTAGCTTGTAGGTATTGCAGCAAAGAATTTGTCTTTGATACACTTGGTAGTCATCATGCAAAATGCGGCCGTTTTCCTATTGCTTGCCCACATCGTTGTGAGACTGCTGTGTTACCCCGAGAAGAACTGGAAATTCATCTCAAAAATCATTGCACTACACATCTTCTTCCGTGTAATTTCAAAGATGCTGGATGTCGTTTTAAG GGAAATCGCTTAGCGCTTGAGAAACATTTAGAGGAATCTACCAAGATGCATTTGAGTTTTATGTGTGGTGTTGTCACAAAACAACAGCatcaaataacaattttaaaatctgctATGGCTAAGCTTTCTGTTAATTATACCGGTACACTTATTTGGAAAATAAGTGATTATACACTAAAAATGTCAGAGGCAAAAGCTAAAGAGGGAATGGAACTCATTAGTCCTCCTTTTTATACTAGTCAGTATGGATACAAACTTCAG GCATCGATTTTCTTGAATGGAAACGGAACAGGGGACAGAAGTCACATTTCaatctatataaaaattttgccaGGTGAATACGATGCTTTACTTCGCTGGCCGTTCGCTCACAGTGTTTCGTTTACAATGTTTGATCAAACTGCTCAAGCAGACAAAGCTTGTAATATTGTGGAGAGTTTTATTCCTGATCCTACATGGAAAAACTTTCAAAGACCCAGTCGGGAACCAGATTCCTTAGGCTTTGGTTTTCCAAGATTTGTCTCACAAGAAATGATAAAGAAGCGTCACTTTATCAAAGATGATACAATGTTTATAAGAGTGAAAGTCGATCCTAGTAAAATTGTCGCGGTCTAG
- the LOC103574379 gene encoding TNF receptor-associated factor 4 isoform X2 encodes MVRGLSQWTKTLSFPARVSPQKPSKESKFHVSPSISPILPPSPINDNMDKTPIIIDETFQDMETEKTIMESIVYCIHHKDGCKWSDELRKLKAHLNTCKHDAIPCKNQCGAMIPRVLMEDHLKYTCAQRRARCESCATEFTGLALEKHIGSCGYEPLYCENKCGMKIQRRHLSQHKLGECAKRLVACRYCSKEFVFDTLGSHHAKCGRFPIACPHRCETAVLPREELEIHLKNHCTTHLLPCNFKDAGCRFKGNRLALEKHLEESTKMHLSFMCGVVTKQQHQITILKSAMAKLSVNYTGTLIWKISDYTLKMSEAKAKEGMELISPPFYTSQYGYKLQASIFLNGNGTGDRSHISIYIKILPGEYDALLRWPFAHSVSFTMFDQTAQADKACNIVESFIPDPTWKNFQRPSREPDSLGFGFPRFVSQEMIKKRHFIKDDTMFIRVKVDPSKIVAV; translated from the exons ATGGTACGAGGTCTTTCACAATGGACTAAAACTTTGAGCTTTCCAGCTAGGGTATCACCCCAAAAACCTAGCAAAGAATCTAAGTTTCACGTAAGCCCTAGTATAAGTCCCATTTTACCACCGAGTCCTATCAACGATAATATGGACAAAACACCAATCATCATTGACGAG acttttCAAGACATGGAAACCGAGAAAACAATTATGGAATCTATTGTTTACTGTATTCATCACAAAGATGGCTGTAAATGGTCTGATGAGCTTAGGAAATTAAAG GCTCATCTCAATACATGTAAGCACGATGCAATACCTTGCAAAAATCAATGCGGTGCAATGATTCCTCGTGTATTAATGGAAGACCATCTCAAGTATACGTGTGCACAGCGCCGTGCAAGATGTGAATCTTGTGCTACTGAGTTTACTGGGCTTGCTTTAGAAAAGCATATCGGCAGTTGTGGTTATGAACCTCTTTATTGTGAGAACAAATGTGGtatgaaaattcaaagaaGACACCTCAGTCAACATAAGCTAGGAGAGTGTGCAAAAAGACTTGTAGCTTGTAGGTATTGCAGCAAAGAATTTGTCTTTGATACACTTGGTAGTCATCATGCAAAATGCGGCCGTTTTCCTATTGCTTGCCCACATCGTTGTGAGACTGCTGTGTTACCCCGAGAAGAACTGGAAATTCATCTCAAAAATCATTGCACTACACATCTTCTTCCGTGTAATTTCAAAGATGCTGGATGTCGTTTTAAG GGAAATCGCTTAGCGCTTGAGAAACATTTAGAGGAATCTACCAAGATGCATTTGAGTTTTATGTGTGGTGTTGTCACAAAACAACAGCatcaaataacaattttaaaatctgctATGGCTAAGCTTTCTGTTAATTATACCGGTACACTTATTTGGAAAATAAGTGATTATACACTAAAAATGTCAGAGGCAAAAGCTAAAGAGGGAATGGAACTCATTAGTCCTCCTTTTTATACTAGTCAGTATGGATACAAACTTCAG GCATCGATTTTCTTGAATGGAAACGGAACAGGGGACAGAAGTCACATTTCaatctatataaaaattttgccaGGTGAATACGATGCTTTACTTCGCTGGCCGTTCGCTCACAGTGTTTCGTTTACAATGTTTGATCAAACTGCTCAAGCAGACAAAGCTTGTAATATTGTGGAGAGTTTTATTCCTGATCCTACATGGAAAAACTTTCAAAGACCCAGTCGGGAACCAGATTCCTTAGGCTTTGGTTTTCCAAGATTTGTCTCACAAGAAATGATAAAGAAGCGTCACTTTATCAAAGATGATACAATGTTTATAAGAGTGAAAGTCGATCCTAGTAAAATTGTCGCGGTCTAG